One genomic segment of Clostridium saccharoperbutylacetonicum N1-4(HMT) includes these proteins:
- a CDS encoding MBL fold metallo-hydrolase, translated as MEKIHILGTGSAMVTKCYNTCFTLSKDDEHFLVDAGGGNTILTNLEKSNISITQIHNMFISHNHNDHILGSVWVIRAVTQSILNEKYIGNLNIYCHNESITAIKSICSFVLQKKFLKLFDSRIIFNEINDGYKLKILDRETTFFNIHSTKDLQHGFKTILSNGKTLTFLGDEPYRETVKNYCESVDYLFHEAFCLYSQKDIFKPYEKHHATAKDACKNAKDLNVKNVILYHTEDKNLDNRKELYINEGLKEFDGNIFMPDDLDIIEL; from the coding sequence ATGGAAAAAATACATATACTCGGAACAGGATCAGCCATGGTTACAAAATGTTATAATACTTGCTTTACTTTATCAAAGGATGATGAACATTTTCTAGTCGATGCTGGTGGAGGAAATACTATTTTAACTAATTTAGAAAAATCAAATATATCCATTACACAAATACATAACATGTTTATATCTCATAATCATAATGATCATATTCTAGGCAGTGTTTGGGTAATTCGTGCAGTCACACAAAGTATATTAAACGAAAAATATATTGGAAATTTAAATATTTATTGTCACAATGAATCCATTACTGCAATAAAATCAATTTGCTCTTTTGTTTTACAAAAGAAATTTTTGAAATTATTCGATTCTAGAATCATTTTTAATGAGATTAATGATGGTTATAAGCTAAAAATATTGGACAGAGAAACTACTTTCTTCAACATTCATAGCACCAAGGATTTGCAACATGGTTTTAAAACCATACTTAGTAATGGTAAAACACTAACTTTTTTAGGAGATGAGCCCTATAGAGAAACTGTAAAAAATTATTGTGAAAGTGTTGATTACTTATTTCATGAAGCCTTTTGCCTTTATTCTCAAAAAGACATCTTTAAACCTTATGAAAAGCATCATGCTACTGCAAAAGACGCATGTAAAAACGCTAAAGATTTGAATGTTAAAAATGTTATTTTATATCATACAGAAGATAAAAATTTAGACAATAGAAAAGAACTTTACATTAATGAAGGACTTAAGGAATTTGATGGTAATATATTTATGCCTGATGATTTAGATATCATAGAATTGTAG
- a CDS encoding DUF896 domain-containing protein, with protein MDIENAKIEEVVEKINLLYKLSQERGLTDEEKELQQKLRKRYIDNVKRNFRAQLDQIEPKKSTKG; from the coding sequence ATGGATATTGAAAACGCTAAAATAGAGGAAGTTGTAGAGAAGATAAATTTATTATACAAGCTTAGTCAGGAGAGAGGACTTACTGATGAAGAAAAGGAATTGCAACAGAAACTTAGAAAAAGATACATAGATAATGTTAAAAGAAATTTTAGAGCGCAGTTGGATCAAATAGAACCTAAAAAAAGTACAAAGGGGTAG
- a CDS encoding NADP-dependent isocitrate dehydrogenase: MQKIKMSNPIVEMDGDEMTRIVWGEIKKELLEPFIDLKTEYYDLGLVHRNETCDQVTIDSAEAIKKHKVGVKCATITANVARMEEYNLKEMWKSPNGTIRSILGGTVFRVPIIVNCVKPYVRSWKKPITIVRHAYGDIYKSKEMIVEAKSKCELVLTSENGEEKRELIHNFSEAGVVMGMHNLNDSIENFARSCFNFALDVKQDLWFSSKDTILKKYDTTFKEIFQKLFDDEYKIKFEEAGIKYVYNLIDAAVANIMKCEGGVIWACKNYDGDVMSDMVAAAFGSIAMMSSVLVSPDGNYEFEAAHGTVQDQYYSHLNGKETSTNSVATIFSWSGALRKRGELDNNLELVEFADKLEKASIKTIEDGKMTGDLSVLAEHDNIQTLNTFDFIKAIRATLTEML; this comes from the coding sequence ATGCAAAAAATAAAAATGTCTAATCCAATAGTTGAAATGGATGGAGACGAAATGACAAGAATTGTTTGGGGCGAAATTAAAAAGGAATTATTAGAACCATTTATTGATTTGAAAACAGAATACTATGATCTTGGTTTGGTGCACAGAAATGAAACTTGTGATCAAGTTACTATAGATTCTGCAGAAGCTATTAAGAAACACAAAGTTGGGGTAAAATGTGCTACTATTACAGCAAATGTAGCAAGAATGGAAGAGTATAATTTAAAAGAAATGTGGAAAAGTCCTAATGGTACTATTAGATCAATTTTAGGGGGGACTGTTTTTAGAGTTCCAATCATTGTTAATTGCGTAAAGCCATATGTTAGATCATGGAAGAAGCCAATTACAATAGTAAGACATGCATATGGTGATATTTATAAATCTAAAGAAATGATAGTAGAAGCGAAAAGCAAATGTGAACTTGTACTTACGTCTGAAAATGGTGAAGAAAAGAGAGAATTAATACACAACTTTTCAGAAGCTGGTGTTGTCATGGGAATGCATAATTTAAACGATTCTATCGAAAATTTTGCAAGAAGTTGTTTTAATTTTGCATTAGATGTTAAGCAAGATTTATGGTTCTCAAGCAAAGATACAATATTAAAGAAATATGATACTACCTTTAAAGAAATTTTTCAAAAATTATTTGATGATGAATATAAAATAAAATTTGAAGAAGCTGGGATTAAATATGTTTATAATTTAATAGATGCGGCAGTAGCTAATATAATGAAATGTGAAGGTGGAGTTATTTGGGCTTGTAAAAATTATGATGGAGATGTAATGAGTGATATGGTAGCAGCTGCGTTTGGTTCAATTGCAATGATGTCTTCAGTATTAGTTTCGCCAGACGGAAATTATGAATTTGAAGCAGCGCATGGAACAGTGCAGGATCAATATTATAGTCATTTAAATGGTAAGGAAACATCAACTAATTCTGTAGCAACAATATTTTCATGGTCTGGAGCATTAAGAAAAAGAGGAGAACTTGATAATAATTTAGAGTTGGTGGAATTTGCGGATAAGTTAGAAAAAGCTTCGATAAAAACTATTGAAGATGGGAAAATGACAGGTGACTTGTCAGTACTTGCAGAACATGATAATATTCAAACTTTAAACACATTTGATTTTATAAAAGCAATTAGAGCTACATTAACAGAAATGCTTTAA
- a CDS encoding N-acetylmuramoyl-L-alanine amidase family protein, translating into MKKKVLSILISTAVATSQLSVISAAVNGENSGESAAKNINENTLLTASDSTTKDTLSSIENSIGGTTGPAVTTTGSAVSIGNVAEQVEWKSTRFGTTTSLQNNTISVDSANKTVTLIAGSKDGKATGGKVTGAQDGMSYYYTVIDPSQNFELSADVKVNFFEKAKPDNQAGFGIMARDTIGTENDSSISPSNMCLVGGYNGLVQSVFRNGVTKDFSEPIVMEGCHKFGNRPANDGTATYKLKLKKTNTGYIASVNDGEEVTYYRPKQLEVLDGNRIYLGFFAARVASITVSNIDLRESNVATDPEGVKEPPIVITPAISVTSSATSGTSNYDLTLKSNIDGNVNVKLGGRILYDGEIKNSVPLKIPSVLGNGDNIFDIKYTPSQAGAAVIDKTQTVNMKTYGVENGEVYVSPNGTDAGKGTEDSPLDIYSAIKYTNAGQTIKVKGGIYNLTSPIIIDNTNSGTKDKMKTLTAYDGQRPIFDFGKKSGGLTTYANYWRIYGIDVTNTLDKQHGITISGSNNLVENVKTYKNGDSGLQISGDINDKIANWPNNNLILNCESYDNMDAAMNNADGFAAKISCGYGNVFRGCVSHNNCDDGWDLYSKLENGKIGAVTIENCIAYGNGTLTDGTVTKGDGNGFKLGGEGIAIKHTLKNSLSFNNNAVGITGNSNPAAVVENSTSVDNKHANYGLDYYTGAVLDYDLKNDISFRTVAGEQDNIPDMVLSDNNYFCDGVKSINKGGTEITKDYFKSVEMPKAIYRDDTGKIVWPNYMDPVNEPVISNNSSGGHHHNHVTNDYGTAVNSKTDIAKTTEADLTVGQSSSALANKEIEKQVISKLSSILGEGTQVGTSKEVQTSDGNKLSLTALANNGKNTGLVIAVEKSSPLETIKLDTAIGEVAEVYKFVPQLNKYVKVTDKVKIDKVNNTMTLPTDANATYIAVKDKIAAADVASEGWTKVENSWYLLDKTGNLLTGWQKDNTNWTYLSPVDGKMQTGWKKDNGKWYFLKENGYMATGWLKNENKWYYLKLDGSMAANTSVDGYNLGSDGALI; encoded by the coding sequence ATGAAAAAAAAGGTTTTATCAATATTAATTTCTACAGCAGTAGCTACATCACAATTATCAGTTATTTCTGCTGCGGTAAATGGAGAAAATTCTGGAGAGTCTGCAGCTAAAAATATTAATGAAAATACTTTATTAACGGCAAGTGACAGTACCACAAAAGACACTTTATCATCAATTGAAAATAGTATAGGTGGAACAACAGGACCAGCAGTTACAACAACTGGATCAGCAGTATCAATAGGTAATGTTGCTGAACAAGTTGAATGGAAATCTACTAGATTTGGTACTACTACATCACTACAAAATAATACTATAAGTGTAGATAGTGCAAATAAAACAGTTACATTGATAGCAGGAAGTAAAGATGGTAAGGCTACAGGAGGAAAAGTTACAGGAGCACAAGATGGAATGTCTTATTATTATACTGTAATAGATCCCTCTCAGAATTTTGAACTTTCAGCAGATGTAAAAGTAAACTTTTTTGAAAAAGCAAAACCTGATAATCAAGCAGGATTTGGAATAATGGCAAGAGATACTATAGGAACAGAAAATGATTCATCTATATCTCCATCAAATATGTGTTTGGTAGGAGGATATAATGGACTTGTTCAATCTGTATTTAGAAACGGGGTAACTAAAGATTTTAGTGAGCCAATAGTAATGGAAGGCTGCCATAAATTTGGGAATCGTCCTGCAAATGATGGTACTGCAACTTATAAATTAAAACTAAAAAAGACTAATACCGGATATATTGCTTCGGTAAATGATGGAGAAGAGGTTACTTATTACAGACCAAAGCAATTAGAAGTTTTAGATGGTAATAGGATTTACCTTGGATTCTTTGCAGCTCGTGTAGCTTCAATAACAGTTTCAAATATAGATTTGAGAGAGTCAAATGTAGCTACTGATCCTGAAGGAGTGAAAGAGCCGCCTATAGTAATAACACCAGCGATAAGTGTAACCTCTTCAGCTACTTCTGGAACATCAAATTATGATTTAACATTAAAATCTAATATTGATGGGAATGTTAACGTTAAACTTGGTGGAAGGATATTATATGATGGTGAAATTAAAAATAGTGTACCTTTAAAGATTCCTTCTGTTTTAGGAAATGGAGATAATATTTTTGATATAAAATATACACCTAGTCAAGCAGGAGCAGCAGTTATTGACAAAACTCAAACAGTAAACATGAAAACTTATGGGGTTGAAAATGGTGAGGTTTATGTTTCACCTAATGGAACAGATGCCGGGAAAGGAACTGAAGATAGTCCATTAGACATATATTCAGCAATTAAATATACTAATGCAGGACAAACAATAAAGGTCAAAGGTGGTATATACAATCTTACAAGTCCAATCATAATAGATAATACTAATAGTGGAACTAAAGATAAAATGAAGACTCTTACAGCTTATGATGGACAAAGACCAATATTTGATTTTGGTAAAAAATCTGGAGGACTCACAACCTATGCAAATTATTGGAGGATATATGGAATAGACGTTACTAACACTTTGGATAAACAACATGGAATTACTATTTCAGGAAGTAATAATTTAGTGGAAAATGTAAAGACTTATAAAAATGGAGATTCAGGCTTACAAATAAGTGGAGACATTAATGATAAAATAGCTAATTGGCCAAACAACAATCTTATTTTAAATTGTGAATCTTACGATAATATGGATGCAGCTATGAACAATGCTGATGGATTTGCAGCTAAAATTTCTTGCGGATATGGTAATGTGTTTAGAGGATGTGTTTCTCATAATAACTGCGATGATGGTTGGGATTTATACTCAAAGCTTGAAAATGGAAAAATCGGAGCAGTAACTATAGAAAATTGTATAGCTTACGGAAATGGTACTCTTACAGATGGTACAGTTACTAAAGGTGATGGTAATGGGTTTAAACTAGGTGGAGAAGGAATAGCTATCAAACATACTTTGAAAAATTCGTTATCCTTTAATAATAATGCGGTAGGCATTACTGGAAATAGTAATCCAGCTGCTGTGGTGGAAAATTCTACTTCAGTAGATAATAAGCATGCTAATTATGGATTAGATTACTATACTGGTGCAGTTTTGGATTATGATTTGAAAAATGATATTTCATTTAGAACCGTGGCAGGAGAACAAGATAATATTCCAGATATGGTCCTTAGTGATAACAACTACTTCTGCGATGGTGTAAAATCAATAAATAAGGGTGGTACAGAGATTACAAAAGATTACTTTAAAAGTGTTGAAATGCCAAAAGCAATTTACAGAGATGATACTGGTAAAATAGTTTGGCCTAATTATATGGATCCAGTTAATGAACCAGTGATAAGTAATAATTCATCTGGTGGGCATCACCATAATCATGTAACTAATGATTATGGTACAGCTGTAAACTCAAAAACAGATATTGCAAAAACAACTGAAGCAGATTTAACTGTTGGACAAAGTAGCAGTGCTTTGGCTAATAAAGAGATAGAAAAACAAGTAATATCTAAATTAAGTTCAATTTTAGGAGAAGGAACACAAGTTGGCACCTCTAAGGAAGTACAAACTTCAGATGGAAATAAATTATCTTTAACGGCTTTGGCTAATAACGGTAAAAATACAGGTTTAGTAATAGCAGTTGAGAAGTCTAGTCCATTAGAAACTATTAAATTAGATACAGCTATTGGAGAAGTTGCAGAAGTTTATAAATTTGTACCACAACTAAATAAATATGTAAAAGTAACAGATAAAGTTAAAATAGATAAAGTTAATAATACAATGACTTTACCAACAGATGCAAATGCAACTTATATTGCAGTGAAAGATAAAATTGCAGCTGCAGATGTCGCGTCAGAAGGTTGGACAAAGGTTGAAAACAGCTGGTATCTGCTAGATAAGACAGGAAATTTATTAACTGGCTGGCAAAAAGACAATACAAACTGGACATATTTATCCCCAGTAGATGGAAAAATGCAAACTGGTTGGAAAAAGGATAATGGTAAGTGGTATTTCCTAAAAGAAAATGGATATATGGCTACAGGATGGCTAAAAAATGAAAATAAGTGGTATTATCTTAAATTAGATGGTTCTATGGCAGCAAATACATCAGTAGATGGATATAATTTAGGAAGCGATGGAGCACTAATATAA
- a CDS encoding PHP domain-containing protein, producing the protein MVKVDFHVHTNSSDGILSPSEVVKRAYKNNVKYLSITDHDTVSGLSEAIDESLKYNITLIPGIELSTQHNNESVHILGFFNDNNFRNDNLIKELAKITNHRVVRAKKMISKLKEEFNIEINFEKISKETNDTIARPHIAREIVKSGYPYTHNEIFDNFIGKGCKAYVPTLKLSTIDGLKLLKDYNATVFLAHPKLIKNTKIEEFLSMDFDGIEAIYFQNTPEENQKFIKIAKDNNLLVSCGSDFHGDLKNDDRHGDIGSIELPFEYLSKLLNTLDIEFTYS; encoded by the coding sequence GTGGTTAAAGTAGACTTTCATGTTCATACTAACTCTTCAGATGGAATTCTTTCTCCCTCGGAGGTTGTTAAGAGAGCTTACAAAAATAACGTTAAATATTTATCCATAACCGATCATGATACAGTAAGTGGCTTAAGTGAAGCTATTGATGAAAGCCTTAAGTATAATATTACTTTAATTCCTGGAATTGAACTATCAACTCAGCATAATAATGAAAGTGTGCATATTTTAGGTTTCTTTAATGATAACAATTTCAGAAATGATAATCTTATAAAAGAATTAGCTAAAATAACTAACCATAGGGTAGTTAGGGCAAAAAAAATGATTAGTAAACTTAAAGAAGAATTTAATATAGAAATTAATTTCGAAAAAATTTCCAAAGAAACTAATGATACTATTGCAAGACCACATATTGCTAGAGAAATAGTAAAATCTGGCTACCCTTACACCCATAATGAAATATTTGATAATTTTATTGGTAAAGGCTGCAAAGCTTATGTACCGACCTTAAAATTATCAACTATAGATGGTTTAAAGCTATTAAAAGACTATAATGCCACAGTGTTTTTAGCTCACCCAAAACTAATTAAGAACACTAAGATAGAAGAGTTTCTTTCAATGGATTTTGATGGTATAGAAGCAATATATTTTCAAAATACTCCTGAAGAAAATCAAAAATTTATAAAAATAGCAAAGGATAATAATCTTCTTGTTTCTTGTGGTTCTGATTTCCATGGAGATTTAAAAAATGATGATCGACACGGTGATATCGGTTCAATTGAATTGCCTTTTGAATATTTATCAAAACTTCTTAATACCTTAGACATAGAATTTACCTATTCATAA
- a CDS encoding DUF1292 domain-containing protein, whose product MEEKEIMSFRDEDGNKVDFEAIAKIYLEEQGYLLLSPVDEESDDMFAFRIDINEEGNEELNLVEDDKEFEEIKKEYKKLLY is encoded by the coding sequence TTGGAAGAAAAAGAAATAATGTCCTTTAGAGATGAAGATGGAAACAAGGTAGACTTTGAAGCTATAGCAAAAATATATTTAGAAGAACAAGGCTATTTATTATTATCACCAGTTGATGAAGAAAGTGATGATATGTTTGCTTTTAGAATAGACATAAATGAAGAAGGAAATGAAGAATTAAATCTTGTTGAAGATGACAAGGAATTTGAAGAAATTAAAAAAGAATATAAAAAATTATTATATTAA
- a CDS encoding FAD-binding oxidoreductase, producing MHHYKEPELTGRIVTPNEFQYNTDRLDFNTFFNKFPLVIVYAQKTRDVVNAVRWARYWNVPIRIRSGGHSYEALSVLNAGIVIDVSEMTQADIEYKCGTAIVQTGLRNIALYRILGAEGLVVPSGVCPTPGIGGVTLGGGHSILSRPWGLTLDHLLELEMVDANGNIIHASNDHNADLFWASRGGGGGNFGICTSFRFRTHRIDTVGFAEISWDLKYLKPVLKTWQKYTTPCADERLTPTLFMASGQQTSLLMQGVFLGSAKELRNLLKPLLQAASPQKVTIEEIPWLEAVDLVAAKQPSTPLPFKSVGPYLYHLLPEEGIATTQRFINEAPPDSTFSVFLHGLGGAVAKIPSWSTAYIYRKALSNMSLFATWSKPEGAAAGIRWVEDFRQAMLPFTKGVYVNTIDLSIEDWPDAYYGTHFKRLTQIKAKYDPENIFRFPQSIPPATDF from the coding sequence ATGCATCATTATAAAGAACCTGAATTGACTGGACGTATCGTTACTCCTAACGAATTTCAATATAATACAGATCGTCTAGATTTTAATACTTTCTTCAACAAATTCCCATTGGTTATTGTCTATGCTCAAAAGACACGTGACGTAGTTAATGCAGTTCGATGGGCACGTTATTGGAATGTCCCAATTCGTATACGCTCTGGCGGTCACAGCTATGAAGCTCTCTCAGTCCTTAACGCTGGTATCGTAATTGATGTAAGTGAAATGACCCAAGCGGATATAGAATATAAGTGCGGTACAGCTATAGTTCAGACTGGCTTACGAAACATTGCTTTATATAGAATACTTGGAGCTGAAGGGCTTGTAGTACCAAGCGGTGTATGTCCAACTCCTGGTATCGGTGGCGTAACTTTAGGTGGTGGTCATAGTATTTTATCTAGACCATGGGGATTAACTCTTGATCATTTGCTTGAATTGGAGATGGTTGACGCTAATGGCAATATTATTCATGCTAGTAATGATCACAATGCTGATCTATTCTGGGCATCACGTGGTGGTGGCGGTGGTAATTTTGGTATTTGCACCTCATTTCGTTTTCGCACCCACCGTATTGATACAGTAGGCTTTGCAGAAATTAGCTGGGATCTAAAATATTTGAAACCAGTGTTAAAAACCTGGCAGAAGTATACCACACCTTGTGCAGATGAAAGACTTACTCCAACATTATTTATGGCTTCAGGACAACAGACTTCACTCTTAATGCAAGGAGTCTTTTTAGGTTCAGCTAAAGAGTTACGCAACTTGCTTAAGCCTTTACTCCAGGCTGCGTCACCACAAAAAGTGACTATTGAAGAGATACCTTGGCTTGAAGCTGTAGACCTAGTTGCTGCCAAACAACCATCAACACCATTACCTTTTAAGAGTGTTGGACCATACCTTTATCATTTATTGCCGGAAGAAGGAATCGCTACGACTCAACGTTTTATCAATGAAGCACCACCTGATTCCACATTCTCTGTATTCTTACATGGCTTAGGGGGAGCTGTGGCTAAGATCCCAAGCTGGTCTACAGCCTATATTTATCGTAAAGCTCTTTCGAACATGTCGCTCTTTGCTACCTGGAGTAAACCTGAGGGAGCTGCCGCTGGTATACGCTGGGTTGAGGACTTCCGCCAAGCTATGCTGCCATTTACCAAAGGTGTTTATGTTAATACCATAGATCTATCTATCGAAGACTGGCCAGATGCTTATTATGGTACCCATTTTAAACGTTTGACTCAAATAAAGGCCAAATACGACCCTGAGAACATCTTTAGATTCCCTCAAAGCATACCACCTGCAACTGACTTTTAG
- the hprK gene encoding HPr(Ser) kinase/phosphatase, whose protein sequence is MGVLVKKLVDDLNLEVLVEGKEDVEISVNDINRPGLQLAGFYNYFAPERIQVIGKAEWSFLDDMQIELRKKRVKKYFSFDINCLIITRGLEPHPEFIKEAQKHNIWFVRSNLVSTHFISKTTVYLADKLAPETRLHGVLVDVSGIGILITGESGIGKSETALELIKRGHRLVTDDAVDIKEIDGQLIGRSPSITVGMLEVRGLGIIDVTTLYGLSSVVQEKEIRLIMHFEHWKDDNDYDRLGIDNEYMNILGINVKKLTVPIRPGRNIAVIIEAAAVNYRHALMSKVTPVDVIESRMNDIN, encoded by the coding sequence ATGGGTGTTTTAGTAAAAAAACTAGTAGATGATTTGAATTTGGAAGTATTAGTTGAAGGTAAAGAAGATGTTGAGATATCCGTTAATGATATAAATAGGCCAGGACTTCAACTTGCTGGTTTTTATAATTATTTTGCTCCAGAAAGAATACAAGTTATAGGAAAAGCTGAGTGGAGCTTTTTAGATGATATGCAGATTGAGCTTAGAAAAAAGAGAGTTAAAAAGTATTTTAGTTTTGATATAAATTGTTTAATTATAACTAGAGGGCTTGAACCACATCCGGAATTTATAAAAGAAGCTCAAAAACATAATATCTGGTTTGTTAGAAGCAACCTAGTAAGTACGCATTTTATAAGTAAAACCACAGTATATCTAGCTGATAAACTTGCACCTGAAACAAGACTACATGGGGTATTGGTTGATGTCTCTGGTATAGGGATATTAATTACTGGAGAAAGTGGAATTGGTAAAAGTGAAACTGCATTAGAATTAATAAAAAGAGGACATAGACTTGTTACAGATGATGCTGTTGACATAAAGGAAATTGATGGTCAATTAATAGGAAGATCACCTAGTATTACAGTTGGAATGCTTGAAGTTAGAGGGCTTGGTATTATAGATGTCACAACTTTATATGGATTAAGTTCAGTTGTTCAGGAAAAAGAAATTAGATTAATTATGCATTTTGAACACTGGAAAGATGATAATGACTATGACAGATTAGGAATAGATAATGAATACATGAATATATTAGGTATAAACGTGAAAAAGTTAACAGTTCCAATTAGGCCAGGAAGAAATATTGCTGTAATTATTGAAGCAGCAGCAGTAAATTATAGACATGCTTTAATGTCAAAAGTTACACCAGTTGATGTAATTGAGAGTAGAATGAATGATATTAATTAA